In the Streptomyces fradiae ATCC 10745 = DSM 40063 genome, one interval contains:
- a CDS encoding DNA-directed RNA polymerase subunit beta' — translation MLDVNFFDELRIGLATADDIRQWSHGEVKKPETINYRTLKPEKDGLFCEKIFGPTRDWECYCGKYKRVRFKGIICERCGVEVTRAKVRRERMGHIELAAPVTHIWYFKGVPSRLGYLLDLAPKDLEKVIYFAAYMITYVDEERRQRDLPSLEAHVSVERQQIEQRRDADLEARAKKLETDLAELEAEGAKADVRRKVREGAEREMKQLRDRAQREIDRLDEVWNRFKNLKVQDLEGDELLYRELRDRFGTYFDGSMGAAALQKRLESFDLDEEAEKLREIIRTGKGQKKTRALKRLKVVSAFLQTSNSPKGMVLDCVPVIPPDLRPMVQLDGGRFATSDLNDLYRRVINRNNRLKRLLDLGAPEIIVNNEKRMLQEAVDALFDNGRRGRPVTGPGNRPLKSLSDMLKGKQGRFRQNLLGKRVDYSARSVIVVGPQLKLHQCGLPKAMALELFKPFVMKRLVDLNHAQNIKSAKRMVERGRTVVYDVLEEVIAEHPVLLNRAPTLHRLGIQAFEPQLVEGKAIQIHPLVCTAFNADFDGDQMAVHLPLSAEAQAEARILMLSSNNILKPADGRPVTMPTQDMVLGLFFLTTDEEEREVRGEGRAFNSTAEAIMAFDARELSLQAKVDIRFPIGSVPPRGWTPPVDEEGETGWQQGDSFRLRTTLGRALFNELLPEDYPFVDYTVGKKQLSEIVNDLAERYPKVIVAATLDNLKAAGFYWATRSGVTVAISDVVVPEAKKEIVRGYEAQDEKVQKQYERGLITKDERTQELIAIWTKATNEVAEAMNENFPKTNPIFMMVNSGARGNMMQMRQIAGMRGLVSNAKNETIPRPIKASFREGLSVLEYFISTHGARKGLADTALRTADSGYLTRRLVDVSQDVIIREEDCGTDRGLKLRIGVTEDGVLRKADDVETSVYARMLAEDVVVDGKVIAPANVDLGDVLIDQLIAAGVEQVKTRSVLTCESAVGTCAYCYGRSLATGKLVDIGEAVGIIAAQSIGEPGTQLTMRTFHTGGVAGDDITQGLPRVVELFEARSPKGMAPIAEASGRVRIEETEKTKKIVITPDDGSDETAYPISKRARVLVGEGDHVQVGQKLTVGTENPHDVLRILGQRAVQVHLVGEVQKVYNSQGVSIHDKHIEIIIRQMLRRVTIIESGDAELLPGELVERSRFEQENRRVVQEGGHPASGRPQLMGITKASLATESWLSAASFQETTRVLTDAAINAKSDSLIGLKENVIIGKLIPAGTGLSRYRNIRVEPTEEAKAAMYSAVGYDDIDYSPFGAGSGQAVPLEDYDYGPYNQ, via the coding sequence GTGCTCGACGTCAACTTCTTCGACGAGCTGCGGATCGGCCTGGCCACCGCGGACGACATCCGGCAGTGGTCCCACGGCGAGGTCAAGAAGCCGGAGACCATCAACTACCGCACCCTGAAGCCCGAGAAGGACGGCCTCTTCTGCGAGAAGATCTTCGGCCCGACCCGGGACTGGGAGTGCTACTGCGGCAAGTACAAGCGCGTCCGCTTCAAGGGCATCATCTGTGAGCGGTGTGGCGTCGAGGTCACCCGCGCCAAGGTGCGCCGCGAGCGGATGGGCCACATCGAGCTCGCCGCCCCCGTCACCCACATCTGGTACTTCAAGGGCGTCCCGTCCCGGCTGGGCTACCTGCTGGACCTCGCCCCGAAGGACCTGGAGAAGGTCATCTACTTCGCGGCGTACATGATCACGTACGTCGACGAGGAGCGCCGCCAGCGCGACCTGCCGTCGCTGGAGGCCCACGTCTCCGTCGAGCGCCAGCAGATCGAGCAGCGCCGCGACGCCGACCTGGAGGCCCGCGCCAAGAAGCTCGAGACCGACCTGGCCGAGCTGGAGGCCGAGGGCGCCAAGGCCGACGTGCGCCGCAAGGTCCGCGAGGGCGCCGAGCGCGAGATGAAGCAGCTGCGCGACCGCGCCCAGCGCGAGATCGACCGCCTCGACGAGGTGTGGAACCGCTTCAAGAACCTCAAGGTCCAGGACCTCGAGGGCGACGAGCTGCTCTACCGCGAGCTGCGCGACCGGTTCGGCACCTACTTCGACGGCTCGATGGGCGCCGCCGCGCTGCAGAAGCGGCTGGAGTCCTTCGACCTCGACGAGGAGGCCGAGAAGCTCCGCGAGATCATCCGTACGGGCAAGGGCCAGAAGAAGACCCGTGCGCTCAAGCGCCTCAAGGTCGTCTCCGCCTTCCTCCAGACCAGCAACAGCCCCAAGGGCATGGTGCTGGACTGCGTCCCGGTGATCCCGCCGGACCTGCGTCCGATGGTGCAGCTCGACGGTGGCCGCTTCGCGACCTCCGACCTGAACGACCTGTACCGCCGCGTCATCAACCGCAACAACCGCCTGAAGCGGCTTCTCGACCTCGGCGCGCCCGAGATCATCGTGAACAACGAGAAGCGCATGCTCCAGGAGGCCGTCGACGCGCTCTTCGACAACGGCCGACGCGGCCGCCCGGTCACGGGCCCCGGCAACCGTCCGCTGAAGTCGCTGTCCGACATGCTCAAGGGCAAGCAGGGCCGCTTCCGTCAGAACCTGCTCGGCAAGCGCGTCGACTACTCGGCCCGTTCCGTCATCGTCGTCGGCCCGCAGCTCAAGCTGCACCAGTGCGGTCTGCCCAAGGCGATGGCGCTGGAGCTGTTCAAGCCGTTCGTGATGAAGCGCCTGGTCGACCTGAACCACGCGCAGAACATCAAGTCGGCCAAGCGCATGGTCGAGCGCGGCCGCACGGTCGTGTACGACGTGCTGGAAGAGGTCATCGCGGAGCACCCGGTTCTGCTGAACCGCGCGCCCACGCTGCACCGCCTCGGCATCCAGGCCTTCGAGCCGCAGCTGGTCGAGGGCAAGGCCATCCAGATCCACCCGCTCGTCTGCACCGCGTTCAACGCGGACTTCGACGGTGACCAGATGGCCGTCCACCTGCCGCTCTCCGCGGAGGCGCAGGCCGAGGCGCGCATCCTGATGCTCTCCTCGAACAACATCCTCAAGCCGGCCGACGGCCGTCCGGTCACCATGCCGACCCAGGACATGGTGCTGGGCCTCTTCTTCCTCACCACGGACGAGGAGGAGCGCGAGGTCAGGGGTGAGGGCCGCGCCTTCAACTCGACCGCCGAGGCGATCATGGCCTTCGACGCCCGCGAGCTGTCGCTCCAGGCGAAGGTGGACATCCGCTTCCCGATCGGCTCCGTCCCGCCCCGCGGCTGGACCCCGCCGGTCGACGAGGAGGGCGAGACGGGCTGGCAGCAGGGCGACAGCTTCCGGCTGCGCACCACCCTGGGCCGCGCGCTCTTCAACGAGCTGCTGCCCGAGGACTACCCGTTCGTCGACTACACGGTCGGCAAGAAGCAGCTCTCCGAGATCGTCAACGACCTCGCCGAGCGCTACCCGAAGGTCATCGTGGCGGCGACGCTCGACAACCTGAAGGCGGCCGGCTTCTACTGGGCCACCCGCTCCGGCGTCACCGTCGCCATCTCGGACGTCGTCGTCCCGGAGGCGAAGAAGGAGATCGTCCGCGGCTACGAGGCGCAGGACGAGAAGGTCCAGAAGCAGTACGAGCGCGGTCTGATCACCAAGGACGAGCGCACCCAGGAGCTCATCGCGATCTGGACCAAGGCGACCAACGAGGTCGCCGAGGCCATGAACGAGAACTTCCCGAAGACGAACCCGATCTTCATGATGGTGAACTCGGGCGCTCGAGGAAACATGATGCAGATGCGCCAGATCGCGGGTATGCGCGGTCTGGTGTCGAACGCCAAGAACGAGACGATCCCGCGTCCCATCAAGGCGTCCTTCCGCGAGGGCCTGTCCGTGCTGGAGTACTTCATCTCCACGCACGGTGCCCGCAAGGGTCTGGCCGACACCGCCCTGCGTACCGCCGACTCGGGTTACCTGACCCGTCGTCTGGTGGACGTCTCGCAGGACGTGATCATCCGCGAGGAGGACTGCGGCACCGACCGCGGTCTGAAGCTGCGGATCGGCGTGACCGAGGACGGCGTGCTGCGCAAGGCGGACGACGTCGAGACGTCCGTGTACGCGCGGATGCTCGCCGAGGACGTCGTCGTGGACGGCAAGGTCATCGCGCCGGCCAACGTCGACCTGGGCGACGTGCTCATCGACCAGCTCATCGCGGCGGGTGTCGAGCAGGTCAAGACCCGCTCGGTCCTCACCTGCGAGTCCGCGGTCGGCACGTGCGCCTACTGCTACGGCCGGTCGCTGGCCACCGGCAAGCTGGTCGACATCGGTGAGGCGGTCGGCATCATCGCCGCCCAGTCCATCGGTGAGCCCGGCACCCAGCTCACGATGCGTACCTTCCACACCGGTGGTGTGGCCGGTGACGACATCACGCAGGGTCTGCCGCGTGTCGTCGAGCTCTTCGAGGCCCGTTCCCCCAAGGGCATGGCGCCGATCGCCGAGGCCTCCGGCCGCGTGCGGATCGAGGAGACCGAGAAGACCAAGAAGATCGTCATCACCCCGGACGACGGCAGCGACGAGACGGCGTACCCGATCTCCAAGCGCGCCCGTGTCCTGGTCGGCGAGGGCGACCACGTCCAGGTGGGCCAGAAGCTCACCGTGGGTACCGAGAACCCGCACGACGTGCTGCGCATCCTCGGCCAGCGGGCCGTCCAGGTCCACCTGGTCGGCGAGGTGCAGAAGGTCTACAACTCGCAGGGCGTGTCGATCCACGACAAGCACATCGAGATCATCATCCGGCAGATGCTGCGCCGGGTGACGATCATCGAGTCCGGTGACGCGGAGCTGCTGCCGGGCGAGCTCGTGGAGCGCTCGCGCTTCGAGCAGGAGAACCGTCGCGTGGTCCAGGAAGGCGGCCACCCGGCCTCCGGCCGTCCGCAGCTGATGGGTATCACCAAGGCGTCGCTGGCGACGGAGTCGTGGCTCTCCGCGGCGTCCTTCCAGGAGACGACCAGGGTCCTGACGGACGCGGCGATCAACGCCAAGTCCGACTCCCTGATCGGCCTCAAGGAGAACGTCATCATCGGTAAGCTCATCCCGGCCGGTACGGGTCTGTCCCGCTACCGCAACATCCGGGTCGAGCCGACCGAGGAGGCCAAGGCCGCGATGTACTCGGCCGTCGGCTACGACGACATCGACTACTCGCCGTTCGGCGCCGGCTCCGGCCAGGCCGTTCCGCTGGAGGACTACGACTACGGTCCGTACAACCAGTAA
- a CDS encoding peptidoglycan-binding protein yields MAAPLSPDRLLAALRAEGVRVVERPGWRTHHRNRAGAWGPVNGVMIHHTVTSGTAASVDLCARGYAGLPGPLCHGVIAKDGTVHLVGGGRANHAGGGDPSVLQAVITETYRDRPPLPRAHQGSPGAVDGNARFYGFECVNLGDGSDPWPAAQLDAVERVGAALCRAHGWGARSVIGHLEWSAHKIDPRGFAMAGLRERVQRRLGAAPAPQKPTAPRPATPRHQPFPGAAFFRSHPDSPIITAMGRRLVAEGCGRYRVGPGPRWSEADRRSYAAWQRKLGYTGADADGWPGATSWNVLKVPYTA; encoded by the coding sequence ATGGCAGCCCCCCTCTCCCCCGACCGGCTCCTCGCCGCCCTGCGCGCCGAGGGCGTCCGCGTCGTCGAGCGCCCCGGCTGGCGCACCCACCACCGCAACCGGGCCGGCGCCTGGGGCCCGGTCAACGGCGTGATGATCCACCACACCGTCACCAGCGGCACCGCCGCCTCCGTCGACCTGTGCGCACGGGGGTACGCGGGCCTGCCGGGCCCCCTGTGCCACGGCGTGATCGCCAAGGACGGCACCGTCCACCTCGTCGGCGGCGGGCGCGCCAACCACGCCGGCGGCGGCGACCCCTCCGTGCTCCAGGCGGTCATCACCGAGACGTACCGGGACCGCCCGCCCCTCCCCCGCGCCCACCAGGGCAGCCCCGGCGCCGTCGACGGGAACGCCCGCTTCTACGGCTTCGAGTGCGTCAACCTCGGCGACGGCTCCGACCCGTGGCCCGCCGCCCAGCTCGACGCGGTCGAACGGGTCGGCGCCGCCCTGTGCCGGGCGCACGGCTGGGGCGCCCGCTCCGTCATCGGCCACCTGGAGTGGTCCGCCCACAAGATCGACCCGCGCGGCTTCGCCATGGCCGGGCTGCGCGAGCGGGTCCAGCGACGGCTCGGCGCGGCCCCCGCCCCGCAGAAGCCCACCGCTCCGAGACCCGCCACGCCCCGCCACCAGCCGTTCCCGGGCGCCGCGTTCTTCCGGTCGCACCCCGACTCGCCGATCATCACCGCGATGGGCCGCCGCCTGGTGGCCGAGGGCTGCGGCCGCTACCGGGTCGGCCCGGGACCCCGCTGGTCGGAGGCCGACCGGCGGTCGTACGCGGCCTGGCAGCGCAAGCTCGGCTACACCGGCGCCGACGCCGACGGCTGGCCGGGCGCCACCTCGTGGAACGTGCTGAAGGTCCCGTACACCGCCTGA